Proteins from a genomic interval of Diaphorobacter sp. HDW4A:
- the hmpA gene encoding NO-inducible flavohemoprotein: MLTEQQKNIVRSTVPLLETGGEALTTHFYQIMLAEHAEVRPLFNSAHQQSGAQPRALAHSVLMYAKHIDRLEALGNLPAQIINKHVALQVQPEHYPIVGSCLLRAIREVLGADIATDEVLTAWGAAYQQLADILIGAEAQAYDRNAGVDGGWRGARAFIVRKKVQESSEITSLHLVPADGGNVMAHEPGQYIGLRLVIDGAEQRRNYSLSAPSNGESLRISVKRESGGKASNHLHDTVKEGDTLQVFPPAGNFTLKETDRPLVLISGGVGITPTLPMLQAALQGDREITFIHCARERGVHAFREQIDTLAKQHPQLTRHYCYDHATADDDVSAQGLLTARQLGDWLPASRNADVYFLGPRGFMRSVKQSLAQLGVPQEQVHYEFFGPAEALD; encoded by the coding sequence ATGCTGACCGAACAACAGAAAAACATCGTCCGTTCCACCGTCCCGCTGTTGGAGACCGGCGGCGAGGCGCTCACCACGCACTTTTACCAAATCATGCTTGCCGAACACGCCGAGGTGCGCCCGCTGTTCAACTCCGCTCACCAGCAAAGCGGCGCGCAGCCGCGGGCGCTCGCGCACAGCGTGCTCATGTACGCCAAGCACATCGACCGCCTCGAGGCACTCGGCAACCTGCCTGCGCAGATCATCAACAAGCATGTGGCGCTGCAAGTGCAGCCGGAACACTACCCCATCGTCGGCAGTTGCCTGCTGCGCGCGATCCGCGAGGTGCTGGGCGCAGACATTGCCACCGACGAAGTGCTGACTGCATGGGGCGCCGCCTACCAGCAACTGGCCGACATCCTGATTGGCGCGGAAGCCCAAGCCTACGACCGCAATGCCGGCGTCGACGGTGGCTGGCGCGGCGCGCGTGCCTTCATCGTGCGCAAGAAGGTGCAGGAGAGCAGCGAGATCACGTCGCTGCACCTCGTGCCCGCCGATGGCGGCAACGTCATGGCGCACGAGCCTGGTCAATACATCGGCCTGCGTTTGGTCATCGATGGCGCAGAACAGCGCCGCAACTATTCACTCTCCGCACCGAGCAATGGTGAGAGCCTGCGCATCAGCGTGAAGCGCGAAAGCGGCGGCAAGGCATCCAACCATCTGCACGACACCGTCAAGGAAGGCGACACGCTACAGGTGTTCCCTCCGGCAGGCAACTTCACGCTCAAGGAGACCGACCGCCCACTGGTGCTGATCAGCGGCGGCGTGGGCATCACCCCGACCCTGCCGATGCTGCAAGCAGCACTGCAGGGTGACCGCGAAATCACCTTCATCCACTGCGCGCGCGAACGCGGCGTGCACGCGTTCCGTGAACAGATCGATACGCTCGCAAAGCAGCATCCACAGCTCACGCGTCACTATTGTTACGACCACGCCACAGCAGATGACGATGTGAGTGCGCAGGGTCTGCTGACAGCGCGGCAGCTCGGCGACTGGCTGCCGGCATCGCGCAATGCCGACGTGTACTTTCTCGGCCCACGCGGATTCATGCGCTCAGTGAAGCAATCGCTTGCGCAGCTGGGCGTGCCACAGGAGCAAGTGCACT